The window TTTGTATTGAACGATAATTTTGATTAAGAATAAAAGTTTTCGCATTAGGAAAATAATTATTAAAATCTAAAATTAATCTTGCTTTTGCCCCTCGAAAAGAATAAATTGTTTGGTCAGGGTCACCAACAACAGTAATATTTTGATGTATTTTTACTAAATAATTAATTAATTGAAACTGTAATTCATTAGTATCTTGAAATTCATCAACCAAAACATAAGAAAATTGTTTCTGTCACTTTTGTAGTACTTCTGAATGCTGAGAAAATAATTTCAAAGTTAATATTAATAAATCATCAAAATCAACCATATTATTTTTAGACAAATATTGTAAATAAATCTTATAGATTTCTAATCATTGTTGCTTATATTCATAATAAAAGGCGTTATTAATAACATCACAATAAGATAATTGGTTATTCTTTAAATAAGAAATCATACTACTAACTTTTTTAATTTCATTATTATCAAAATTATATTTTAATTTTGTCGAAAACTCTTGATAAAATAAAAAAAATCATCAACTTGATAATTTTAAAAGGCTTTTATGTAAAATTACTATTTTTACTTTAACTTTTTTATACATTAAAATATAATACCGCTGTTTGTTGGTTTGGAGTTAAACCCTTATGTTGGTATTTTCATTTTCAGAGATTTAAATAATTTTGAATATTAGTAAAACCTAAACCATGATAATGAATTAAGGCTTCTTTAAGACTAGATTGTAATTTACTGATTTTATTTAAGTTACGATAACTAGCTTCAGGATTAATTGTTGTTTTAGTTACACATAAAGTAGAATTTGTTTGTTTTGCTACTAAAAAATATAATTTTTGCATATCAGAAGTAATAATTGAATTTTCGTTAATTAATTCTTTGTTCATATTTTCAATAACTCATTGTTTTTGTAAACGTTTGGTGTTTGTGGATTTAACATAAATATTGTTATTATTATCAATTGCCATTTGAATACAGCATTTAGTATTAGTTGCGAATGGGTCAAGGTGAATTCTTCGTGGATCAGTTTTATATTTGAAATTTCCTTTATGGATTTCTTTAATGAATGTTTCATCGATTTGGATTTTACCAGATAATTTTTTAAATTTTAATTGGGTATTTTCTAATTGTTTTGATTTCATTAATTTTTGACGATTATATCAAGCAGTTTTTAATGTAGTTTTAATAAAACGAGAAATTGTTTTACTAGATTGCCCCAGCAATGAAATTTGAATCAATAAATTTCATTGTTCATAATTTAAATGACTTCAATAAATAAAATGATTACGAAAAGCGTCAAAACTTGCACGGCAATTTTTACATAAATATTTTTGTTTTCCTTCTGAATTATGTCCATTTTTAACGCAATGGTAAGATTCACATTTAGGGCATTTAATACCTTGCGCTCTAAATTTTTGATCAATTTCATTTAACCGTTTTTGTTTTTTTATTAATTCTGCTTGTTGTTTGACTTTTTCATAAAATTCTAAAAATTGATCATCTGTTAAAGTATTTACTAGTTCTTGAATTATTTTTTCCATAATTATTATCCACCTCTATCATATTAAAATATACCTAAAATTAAGTATATTCAATAAATATCAAGAGTTTTCGACAAAATTAAAAAAATTATATTGCTTATTTTTACTAATATTTTTTAAAATATTGATTTTATCAACAGTATCAATGATAATAAAATCTTTTGTATATCCTAAAACCATAATATCTCTTCTTAAAACCCTAACACAAAAAGCATGATATGTATGGATTCATATATATTTAGATTCATCATTACCAACTAATTCATTTAATCGACTTTTCATTTCATTAGTTGCCTTATTAGTAAAAGTTACCGCTAAAATTTGACTACTATTAATGGCCAAATTATGAATTAAATGAGCAATTTTATAAATAATAACTCTTGTTTTGCCACTTCCTGCACCAGCTATAATTCTATTAGCACCTTCACTACTTAAAACAGCTAATCTTTGCTTCTCGTTTAAATGTTTTAAATTTATAACTTCTTTCAAAATTTAAAAGCCATTTTTGTCACAAGAATTACAGATTCCAACTGTATTTTTATTACCAACAACATAACTTTCGCTATCGCATTCGATACAAAATATTACTGCCAAAAGAATACACCCCCAAATAATTTATAAAAACCAAATGTGCAAAACATCTGTGGTTTCTACAGTTTAGGAACCAATAATGCCATTAATGCCATGCAAAGAGCAATGAAAGATTTTGGCGAACTTGGCATAACAATTAAACGCATTCGCACTGATAATGCTCCGGAATTCACTACTACTAATTGAAGTAATAAAAAAGCATACAAAGTAAAAGAAAGACCTTTTACAACCTTTCTTTCAAAAAATGGAATTATCCATGAAACCACACCAATCCGTTCTCCTCAGAGCAACGGAAAGATTGAACGGTTTCACCGTAATTATAATAGTTTATTTTGGTTTAAAAAATGTGGTTTTGAAATAAAATTTGATGTTAAACAATTACAAATTCATTTGAATGAGTGGTACACATTTTATAATTTCAAACGAAAACATAAAAGCTTGAATTACAAAACTCCATTTGAAACTTTAAATAAATTTATTATTGCAAAATAATTATTTAAAAAATAATAGAAACTCGTGAAAAATGTTTTAATTTGGTTAATTTTGAATTAAATATTTTTTATTGTGAATAAAATTAATTTTTTTAATTTTAATAACACAAAATATGGTATTATTAAATCAATTAAGAGAAGCATAGTCTAATAACTGTGTGTGATTTACACTAATTTTAAAGATAAGTATTGACAGGGTAAAAAACCCTTATTAAATATAGGGATTTGTAAAAACACGGTTTTATTAAAAACCCAGCAAAATCAAGGTTTTATTGAAATATCAATACTTATCTATAAAATTAAAGAAAAAATCATATCTTTTATCACTTAACCCCCGACCTTCAATAACTACCGCTCCAAATTCAATAATTTCATCATAACGACTGGACAATCCTGTTGTTTCAATATCAAAAATAACAAACTTACAAGCATTAATCGCATCACTAGTAGCATTAGTAATCGCTTCTTTAACACACTACTATCAATCATTTGCATTTCCACACCATAAATTAACCTTAACAGTAGGATATTTCTTTTGAGCCATTTGCGCATCAGGAAATGATTGAACATTTAAATGATCAATAATCGCAATTGCTGAATGTTTTCAAAGACTTGCTTGTTTAATATATTCACCAATACTTGTAACCCCATCCATCGCACTCATTTTTGTATGCAAATGAAATTCAATCCGCTTTTCTAGCATATCATCAGTTCGTAAATGCGGATCAGCAATCTTTTGAATTTTATTTACTCACAAAACTTGTTCACGAGAAAAATTATCAAACCGCACATCACCTTTAACAACAACTCAATCCTTTTCTTGTAATTCTTCTAAAAGCTTGTCTTTCATATCATCACTTGTAAAATATCGTAAGGCAATCGCATCACTAAAATCACTAATTAATATTAGACTTGGTACATAACTATAACTAGCTTAATTCAAAATTATATATTCCTGAAATTAAGTTAAATCGTAATCCAAATCTTCTAATCTTATTGCGATAACGATAAACTAGTATTTTAAATCTTTTTAATCTAGCAAAAACATGTTCAATGACAATTCTAACTTTACTTAAAAAGCTATTATATTCCTTTTTATCTGGATTTAAAGGATTATTTTTACTCTTTTTAATTGGCAATAATGTATTTTTATGAACATTTTGCAAACCTTGATATCCTGAATCGGCAATTAATTCTAATTTTGGATTTATAAGTGTATTTGATTTTAAAAATAACTTATAATCATGAGTACTGCCATAACAAAAATCTACTGAAATAATTTTATTGTTAAATAAATCAATAATTATTTGCGATTTTAATGAATGTTGCCTTTTCTTACCAGAAAATAATAATTTTAGTTTTTTTTAATTCTTTCAATTGGAATTTCTGTAGCATCAATTGCTAATAAATTATTAGTAGTACCCTTATTTTCTAATAATATCTTTTTGCCAGGTATATGAAAGTGACTATTTTTTATTAGAGTATTTTCAACTCAAAAGATATTACGAATACAACTAACATGACTAATATTATATTTTTTTGCAATAATACGATATGTACTATATTCTTTTCAGTATTCTAAAGTCATAAGTAATCTTTGCTCTATTGATAATTTATTTGGTCTACCACCAATTTGTTTTTGTTTAGCTTCACCTTCTTTTAAAATTTCTACCATTTTCATGAAAGTTTTATATTTTATGCCTATTAAACTATAAAATTCGTTTTCGTCTTTGTATTTATCTAACATTTGTACTTCACCTAGGAAATAATATTATCAAAATAGTAGATAAAATTAAAGGTTATGTACCAAGTCTATTGAATAAATTCATCGTTTAGTTTTTGTTAATTTACAATCTTTACGAAAAATTTGTCCTTGAATAATAACCCCCCGAACTTCTTCTTCCAATTCTGAAATTTTACAAGAGTCTTGCAACAATAAATTATCACTACTAGACAAGTTGCCTTTAAATCTCCGTTTTTTTGACAGGCAAAGTCTTTACTTGTTGTTGTTCTCTTTGTTGGACTTTCATTCGTTCTTCTTCTTCAATTTGTATCATCGCTGGATCAATCAAAACATCATATTGTTCAATTTTTATTTTTAAAGACAAGTTTTGAAAACCATACCGAC is drawn from Spiroplasma endosymbiont of Clivina fossor and contains these coding sequences:
- a CDS encoding exonuclease domain-containing protein, which codes for MTNATSDAINACKFVIFDIETTGLSSRYDEIIEFGAVVIEGRGLSDKRYDFFFNFIDKYWYFNKTLILLGF
- a CDS encoding IS1/IS1595 family N-terminal zinc-binding domain-containing protein, which produces MEKIIQELVNTLTDDQFLEFYEKVKQQAELIKKQKRLNEIDQKFRAQGIKCPKCESYHCVKNGHNSEGKQKYLCKNCRASFDAFRNHFIYWSHLNYEQWNLLIQISLLGQSSKTISRFIKTTLKTAWYNRQKLMKSKQLENTQLKFKKLSGKIQIDETFIKEIHKGNFKYKTDPRRIHLDPFATNTKCCIQMAIDNNNNIYVKSTNTKRLQKQWVIENMNKELINENSIITSDMQKLYFLVAKQTNSTLCVTKTTINPEASYRNLNKISKLQSSLKEALIHYHGLGFTNIQNYLNLWKWKYQHKGLTPNQQTAVLYFNV
- a CDS encoding PHP domain-containing protein, producing the protein MKDKLLEELQEKDWVVVKGDVRFDNFSREQVLWVNKIQKIADPHLRTDDMLEKRIEFHLHTKMSAMDGVTSIGEYIKQASLWKHSAIAIIDHLNVQSFPDAQMAQKKYPTVKVNLWCGNANDW
- a CDS encoding IS5 family transposase (programmed frameshift); the encoded protein is MLDKYKDENEFYSLIGIKYKTFMKMVEILKEGEAKQKQIGGRPNKLSIEQRLLMTLEYWKEYSTYRIIAKKYNISHVSCIRNIFWVENTLIKNSHFHIPGKKILLENKGTTNNLLAIDATEIPIERIKKNLKLLFSGKKRQHSLKSQIIIDLFNNKIISVDFCYGSTHDYKLFLKSNTLINPKLELIADSGYQGLQNVHKNTLLPIKKSKNNPLNPDKKEYNSFLSKVRIVIEHVFARLKRFKILVYRYRNKIRRFGLRFNLISGIYNFELS
- a CDS encoding UvrD-helicase domain-containing protein, with product MKEVINLKHLNEKQRLAVLSSEGANRIIAGAGSGKTRVIIYKIAHLIHNLAINSSQILAVTFTNKATNEMKSRLNELVGNDESKYIWIHTYHAFCVRVLRRDIMVLGYTKDFIIIDTVDKINILKNISKNKQYNFFNFVENSWYLLNILNFRYILIW
- a CDS encoding integrase core domain-containing protein, whose amino-acid sequence is MQNICGFYSLGTNNAINAMQRAMKDFGELGITIKRIRTDNAPEFTTTNWSNKKAYKVKERPFTTFLSKNGIIHETTPIRSPQSNGKIERFHRNYNSLFWFKKCGFEIKFDVKQLQIHLNEWYTFYNFKRKHKSLNYKTPFETLNKFIIAK